A genomic window from Winogradskyella sp. J14-2 includes:
- a CDS encoding energy transducer TonB, which produces MELKKNPKANVGRNSSLYFAVGLNVMLLLTYLGLEHKTYETETVKADILMMTEQLEEDIPITTINIPPPPPPPKQLVTEVITVVEDVEEVEETFVESSEVGQDDIIEERVVSVEEVEVVEVEEDVEVPFAVIERVPQFPGCKGNNAELKACFQEKMQEHLQKHFRYPPTAAELDIQGKVFVFFLIDKYGKVAKIQTRGPNELLETEAERIISLLPKMEPGKQRNKPVGVPYSIPINFKLQEQ; this is translated from the coding sequence ATGGAATTAAAGAAGAACCCAAAAGCCAATGTAGGTCGAAACAGCAGTTTGTATTTTGCTGTTGGCTTAAACGTAATGTTACTCCTTACATACTTAGGACTAGAACATAAGACTTACGAAACTGAGACGGTTAAGGCTGATATCTTAATGATGACAGAGCAGTTAGAAGAAGATATTCCTATTACAACAATTAATATTCCGCCACCGCCACCACCTCCCAAACAATTAGTTACAGAGGTTATTACCGTAGTTGAGGATGTGGAAGAAGTAGAGGAGACCTTTGTTGAAAGTAGTGAAGTAGGTCAGGATGATATTATTGAAGAGCGCGTAGTAAGTGTAGAAGAAGTAGAAGTTGTGGAAGTAGAGGAAGATGTAGAAGTGCCATTTGCAGTCATAGAAAGAGTGCCACAGTTCCCAGGATGTAAAGGTAATAATGCTGAGTTAAAGGCTTGTTTTCAAGAAAAAATGCAAGAGCACTTACAAAAGCATTTTAGATATCCACCTACTGCAGCAGAGCTTGATATACAAGGCAAAGTATTTGTGTTTTTCTTAATAGATAAGTACGGTAAAGTAGCTAAGATTCAAACTCGTGGACCCAACGAATTGCTGGAGACCGAAGCAGAACGTATTATAAGTTTATTGCCAAAGATGGAACCAGGTAAACAGCGAAATAAACCAGTAGGTGTTCCTTATAGCATACCAATAAACTTTAAATTACAAGAACAATAA
- a CDS encoding GNAT family N-acetyltransferase, which yields MNIKIESERLYLRPINEDDDQDFFELDSNPRVHEFLGNNPVTSIEESRAYIKSILQQYKDYGVGRLAMIKKDTGEFIGWCGLKFEREVRKGFDYYDLGYRLKERFWGHGYATEAAIASLSYGFNDLNLKEICAAAYTRHKVSNIILKKIGLKPSGTFTYDNELCNWYTLKNPDL from the coding sequence ATGAACATCAAAATAGAATCAGAACGCCTTTACCTTAGACCAATCAACGAAGACGATGACCAAGACTTCTTTGAGTTAGACTCTAATCCTAGAGTACACGAGTTTTTAGGAAACAATCCAGTAACATCGATTGAAGAATCTCGTGCCTACATTAAAAGCATTTTACAGCAGTATAAAGATTATGGAGTTGGTCGTTTAGCAATGATAAAAAAAGATACGGGTGAGTTTATTGGTTGGTGTGGACTAAAATTTGAACGTGAAGTACGTAAAGGATTTGATTATTATGATTTGGGCTACAGACTTAAAGAGAGATTTTGGGGACATGGTTACGCAACTGAAGCTGCAATTGCGTCTTTAAGCTATGGTTTTAATGATTTAAATCTCAAAGAAATTTGTGCAGCTGCGTATACCAGACATAAAGTTTCTAATATAATTCTTAAAAAAATAGGTTTAAAGCCTTCTGGCACTTTCACTTATGATAATGAACTTTGTAATTGGTACACATTAAAAAACCCAGACCTATAA
- a CDS encoding thioredoxin family protein: MALTPSNMLPLGTKAPDFNLVDTKDNQKKSLTELKGKNGTLIMFICNHCPFVIHVNEQLVKLAQDYESKGIYCIAISSNDVENYPQDGPDKMKTHAEENHYPFPYLYDETQEVAKAYDAACTPDFFLFNDDLKLVYAGQLDGSRPGNDIPVTGEDLRSAMDALLNNDTINPNQKPSMGCNIKWK, translated from the coding sequence ATGGCTCTAACACCATCAAATATGCTGCCTTTAGGCACAAAGGCTCCAGATTTTAATTTAGTAGATACTAAAGACAATCAAAAAAAATCACTAACCGAACTTAAAGGTAAAAACGGTACTTTGATTATGTTTATTTGCAACCACTGCCCTTTTGTAATTCATGTTAATGAACAATTAGTAAAATTAGCTCAAGATTACGAGTCAAAAGGCATTTATTGCATTGCTATTTCTAGTAATGATGTAGAAAACTATCCACAAGATGGTCCTGATAAAATGAAAACACATGCCGAAGAAAACCACTATCCTTTTCCGTATTTGTATGACGAAACACAAGAAGTAGCAAAAGCTTATGACGCTGCCTGCACACCAGATTTTTTTCTTTTTAATGACGATTTAAAATTGGTATATGCTGGGCAATTGGATGGATCTAGACCAGGAAATGATATTCCTGTTACTGGTGAAGATTTAAGATCTGCTATGGATGCACTTCTAAATAACGACACCATAAACCCTAACCAAAAACCTAGTATGGGTTGCAATATTAAATGGAAATGA
- a CDS encoding tRNA-binding protein yields MTTSNIITFEDFTKVDLRVGTIVEVNDFLNALKPAYQLTIDFGDLGVKKSSAQITTQYNKEDLKNRQIVAIVNFPKKQIANFMSECLVVGAVKENDVFLLHPESKVKNGSQVS; encoded by the coding sequence ATGACAACAAGTAATATAATAACATTTGAAGACTTTACAAAGGTAGATTTAAGAGTAGGAACTATTGTTGAAGTCAATGATTTTTTAAACGCACTTAAACCTGCTTATCAACTCACTATAGATTTTGGGGATTTAGGTGTAAAAAAATCTTCTGCTCAGATAACAACGCAGTACAATAAGGAAGATTTAAAAAATCGTCAGATTGTAGCTATCGTAAATTTCCCAAAAAAGCAAATTGCCAATTTTATGAGCGAATGTCTCGTTGTCGGAGCTGTAAAAGAAAATGATGTTTTTTTATTACATCCTGAAAGTAAGGTAAAGAATGGCTCGCAAGTATCGTGA
- a CDS encoding M14 metallopeptidase family protein, which produces MQRIALVFFLFTAILFSQPQTDLSYYLPDGVIYNPNIPTPKSIVGHEVGEWHITHDKLVQYMRELAEVSNRVSIEDRGQTFEGRPLILLTITSPSNHSKLDHIKTQHIEATDIDKANFKDMPIVVYQGFSIHGNEPSGSNAALALAYYLTAAEGSKIENLLENTVILFDPSLNPDGLQRFAYWANTNRGMNLNADPNDREFSEVWPGGRTNHYWFDMNRDWLPVQLPESRARIQTFHEWLPNILTDHHEMGTNASFFFQPGIPSRTHPLTPKLNQELTKDIAKFHAKALDKIGSLYYSEESFDDFYYGKGSTFPDINGGIGILFEQASSRGHIQESENGLLSFPFTIKNQFTAALSTLEAANGMRKELLEYQHNFYKNARREASKEGNKAIIFGDEKDAAKTYHLAEILKRHKIKFHHLKSDVGLDGKTYKKGYSYVIPKNQKNTRLINAMFEKRTTFQDSLFYDISAWTFPLAFNLDYAETSMEKAGNIVNDLKHLQGGVNSKSEYAYLFPWNEYYAPKLLNSILKKGIRAKVSMKNFKANGKAYDYGTIMIPVQNQDMDSSALYAFLNTAAQESHIIIDAVSTGLNEGIDLGSRNFRALELPKIALLVGDGVTSYDAGEIWHLLDNRYDIIPTKLDTKNFGRADLSRYNTIIMVNSYSALDDGNTKKLKQWLQDGGSLIAYRNTLRWLNSKELMMINFKKRKSLKAKTISFEERSNFRGAQVIGGAIFETTLDRSHPVNFGYKNDKLALFRNTTLFIKPNKNSYDNPIQYTANPLMSGYISEENLDSLKQTIPFKTGRVGRGKIMAFTDNTNFRAFWYGTNKLLMNAIFFRNEM; this is translated from the coding sequence ATGCAACGTATTGCTTTAGTTTTCTTTTTATTTACCGCTATTCTTTTCTCACAGCCACAAACAGATCTATCATATTATCTACCAGACGGTGTTATATATAATCCTAATATACCAACTCCCAAGAGTATCGTAGGACATGAAGTTGGCGAGTGGCACATTACACACGATAAACTTGTGCAGTATATGCGAGAACTTGCTGAAGTTTCAAATCGTGTAAGTATAGAAGATAGAGGGCAAACTTTTGAAGGCAGGCCATTAATTCTACTAACCATAACCTCACCAAGTAATCATTCTAAGTTAGACCATATAAAAACACAACATATAGAAGCTACCGATATAGACAAGGCTAATTTTAAAGATATGCCCATAGTAGTGTATCAGGGATTTTCTATACATGGTAACGAACCCAGTGGCTCTAATGCAGCACTAGCTCTAGCCTATTATCTCACTGCTGCTGAAGGTTCTAAAATTGAAAATTTACTAGAAAACACTGTAATACTCTTCGACCCTTCATTAAATCCAGATGGTTTACAACGTTTTGCATATTGGGCAAATACTAATCGTGGCATGAATCTTAATGCCGATCCTAACGATAGAGAATTTAGTGAAGTCTGGCCTGGCGGACGCACCAATCACTACTGGTTTGATATGAATAGAGATTGGCTACCTGTACAGTTACCAGAGTCTAGAGCACGTATACAAACATTTCACGAGTGGTTACCTAATATCTTAACCGATCATCATGAAATGGGCACTAATGCGAGTTTCTTTTTTCAACCTGGTATCCCATCACGCACACATCCTTTAACTCCAAAATTAAATCAGGAATTAACAAAAGATATTGCCAAATTTCATGCTAAAGCGTTAGATAAAATAGGCTCTTTATATTATTCTGAAGAAAGTTTTGATGATTTCTATTACGGTAAGGGTTCTACGTTTCCCGATATAAATGGTGGTATTGGTATTTTATTTGAGCAAGCCAGCTCTCGTGGCCATATTCAAGAAAGTGAAAACGGACTTCTTTCATTTCCATTTACTATAAAAAATCAGTTTACGGCTGCACTATCTACGCTTGAAGCGGCAAATGGAATGCGAAAAGAACTATTAGAATATCAACATAATTTTTATAAAAACGCACGTAGAGAAGCTTCAAAAGAAGGAAACAAAGCCATAATCTTTGGTGATGAAAAGGATGCAGCCAAAACCTACCATTTAGCAGAAATCCTTAAACGTCACAAAATAAAATTTCATCATTTAAAATCTGATGTTGGCTTAGATGGTAAAACCTATAAAAAAGGGTATAGTTACGTGATTCCTAAAAACCAAAAGAATACAAGACTCATAAATGCCATGTTTGAAAAGCGCACAACGTTTCAAGATAGTTTGTTTTATGATATTTCTGCATGGACATTTCCTCTTGCATTTAACCTCGATTATGCAGAAACCAGCATGGAAAAGGCCGGCAATATTGTAAATGATTTAAAACATTTACAAGGTGGAGTAAATTCAAAAAGCGAATATGCTTATCTATTTCCTTGGAATGAATATTATGCACCAAAACTTCTAAATTCAATTCTTAAAAAAGGAATTCGTGCCAAGGTAAGCATGAAAAACTTTAAAGCTAATGGAAAGGCTTACGATTATGGTACAATTATGATTCCTGTACAAAATCAAGATATGGATTCTTCTGCTTTGTATGCATTCTTAAATACTGCTGCTCAAGAAAGTCATATTATAATCGACGCAGTATCCACAGGACTAAATGAAGGTATAGATCTCGGAAGCCGAAATTTTAGAGCTTTAGAGCTTCCTAAAATAGCGTTGTTAGTTGGCGATGGAGTCACATCTTATGATGCTGGCGAGATTTGGCATTTGTTGGATAATAGATACGATATCATTCCTACAAAACTAGACACAAAGAACTTTGGCAGAGCTGATTTAAGCAGATACAATACCATTATTATGGTAAATTCTTATTCGGCATTAGACGATGGTAACACTAAAAAGCTAAAGCAATGGTTACAAGATGGTGGTTCTCTTATAGCCTACAGAAATACATTGCGTTGGCTAAATTCTAAAGAATTAATGATGATTAATTTTAAGAAAAGAAAATCACTAAAAGCAAAAACTATATCTTTTGAAGAACGAAGCAATTTTAGAGGAGCACAAGTTATTGGTGGTGCTATTTTTGAAACAACATTAGACCGTTCTCACCCAGTCAATTTTGGATACAAAAATGATAAATTAGCGCTATTTAGAAACACAACATTGTTTATAAAACCGAATAAGAATAGTTATGACAATCCCATTCAATACACCGCAAACCCACTAATGAGCGGTTATATTTCTGAAGAAAATTTAGACAGCTTAAAACAAACCATTCCCTTTAAAACAGGTAGAGTTGGAAGAGGAAAAATCATGGCCTTTACAGATAACACTAATTTTAGAGCGTTTTGGTATGGTACTAATAAATTATTGATGAACGCTATTTTCTTTAGAAATGAGATGTAG
- a CDS encoding PUR family DNA/RNA-binding protein, producing MSDYEMTDKEEIYSKVLRAGRRTYFFDVRATKAEDYYLTITESKKFTNDDGSYHYKKHKIYLYKEDFSEFREILAEMTDYIISEKGEEVISERHQKDFKREDDFVAQEAKTSKDLNGTDSFTDISFDDI from the coding sequence ATGAGCGATTATGAAATGACGGATAAAGAAGAAATTTATTCTAAAGTACTACGCGCAGGAAGACGAACCTATTTCTTTGACGTTAGAGCAACAAAAGCAGAAGATTACTACCTAACCATTACAGAAAGTAAAAAATTTACAAACGACGACGGCTCTTATCATTATAAAAAGCATAAAATTTACCTTTATAAGGAAGATTTTTCTGAGTTTAGAGAAATTTTAGCTGAAATGACGGACTACATCATTTCTGAAAAAGGTGAAGAAGTGATAAGCGAGCGCCACCAAAAAGACTTTAAACGAGAAGACGATTTTGTAGCTCAAGAAGCTAAAACCTCAAAAGATTTAAATGGTACAGATAGTTTTACAGACATAAGTTTTGATGACATCTAA
- a CDS encoding ABC transporter ATP-binding protein — MKALKHLNKYFYKYRFRLIIGVIITIISKIFVLFTPRFIGDSINIISDKLSGEITYEVFKTDLITNVLLIIGAAVLAGLFTFLMRQTIINVSRYIEYDLKNEIYKHYQILSLNFYKSNRTGDLMNRISEDVGKVRMYVGPALMYTINTITLFTVAIIYMVNTAPTLTLYTLLPLPILSVSIYKLSRLINKRSTIVQQSLSTLSTYAQETFSGISVIKSYGIEPKTNDEFEGLSAENRQKQINLTKVQALFFPLMILLIGISNLIVIYVGGVQYINGEIENIGTIAEFIIYVNMLTWPVATVGWVTSLVQQAEASQERINEFLKTEPEIQNTVNKLTPIKGDIEFKNVSFVYPDTNIEALKDVSFTLKSGETLAILGKTGSGKSTILDLIGRLYDIDNGNILIDSKKISELNLFSLRESIGYVPQDAFLFSDTIKNNIKFGKEDATDNEVIEAAKDAKVHKNIIGFSKGYDTVLGERGITLSGGQKQRVSIARAIIKKPEILLFDDCLSAVDTETEEKILKNLVRLTKDKTTIIVSHRVSSAKNADKIIVLEDGIITQTGNHENLINAEGYYKELYLKQLSEKEIQ, encoded by the coding sequence ATGAAAGCATTAAAACATCTAAATAAATATTTTTACAAATACAGATTTCGATTAATTATAGGTGTAATTATTACTATAATTTCTAAGATATTTGTCTTATTCACACCACGTTTCATAGGAGATTCCATAAATATTATCTCAGATAAACTTAGTGGTGAAATTACTTACGAAGTCTTTAAAACAGACCTTATTACTAATGTCTTGTTAATCATTGGCGCTGCTGTTTTAGCTGGTTTGTTTACATTTTTAATGCGTCAGACTATAATAAACGTATCGAGATATATTGAGTATGATTTAAAAAATGAGATCTACAAGCATTATCAAATTCTTTCTTTAAACTTTTATAAATCTAACCGTACAGGAGATTTAATGAATCGTATAAGTGAAGATGTTGGTAAAGTACGTATGTACGTTGGTCCTGCTCTAATGTATACCATAAACACAATTACCTTATTTACAGTAGCAATTATCTACATGGTAAATACAGCACCAACACTTACACTATACACATTATTACCATTACCAATTTTATCTGTTTCAATTTATAAATTGAGCAGATTAATCAATAAACGCAGTACGATTGTACAACAATCATTATCTACTTTATCTACTTATGCGCAGGAAACCTTTAGTGGAATTTCGGTAATAAAATCTTATGGTATAGAACCTAAAACTAACGATGAATTTGAAGGGCTTTCAGCAGAAAACCGCCAAAAACAAATTAACCTAACTAAGGTACAAGCTCTTTTCTTCCCATTAATGATTTTATTGATTGGCATTAGCAACCTCATCGTTATCTATGTTGGTGGTGTACAATATATCAATGGCGAAATTGAAAACATAGGTACCATTGCAGAATTTATAATCTATGTAAATATGCTCACTTGGCCTGTAGCCACGGTAGGTTGGGTTACATCTTTAGTGCAACAAGCAGAAGCCTCACAAGAACGTATTAATGAGTTTCTAAAAACCGAGCCAGAAATTCAGAATACGGTTAATAAACTTACACCCATAAAAGGTGATATTGAATTTAAGAATGTTTCCTTCGTTTATCCAGATACTAATATTGAAGCGCTTAAAGACGTTAGTTTCACTTTAAAATCTGGAGAAACTTTAGCAATATTAGGCAAAACCGGCTCAGGTAAATCAACAATTTTAGACCTTATTGGTAGACTTTACGACATAGATAATGGCAACATTCTCATAGATAGTAAAAAAATATCAGAGCTTAATCTATTCAGTTTAAGGGAAAGTATTGGATATGTACCACAAGATGCATTTTTGTTTTCAGATACTATAAAAAACAATATTAAGTTTGGTAAAGAAGATGCTACAGATAATGAAGTTATTGAAGCAGCCAAAGATGCCAAAGTTCATAAAAACATTATTGGTTTTAGTAAAGGTTATGACACAGTTTTAGGCGAGCGTGGCATTACACTTTCAGGTGGCCAAAAACAACGTGTATCAATTGCAAGAGCTATTATTAAAAAGCCTGAAATACTTCTGTTTGATGACTGTTTATCTGCGGTAGATACAGAAACTGAAGAAAAAATTCTAAAAAATTTAGTTAGGCTAACTAAAGACAAAACTACTATTATAGTTAGTCATCGCGTGTCGTCTGCAAAAAACGCAGACAAAATTATTGTGTTAGAAGATGGCATTATTACGCAAACGGGAAACCATGAAAACCTCATTAATGCAGAAGGGTATTATAAGGAACTTTACTTGAAACAACTATCCGAAAAAGAAATACAATAA
- a CDS encoding Glu/Leu/Phe/Val family dehydrogenase produces the protein MTSELISSKELAKVDPVFGQISFDDHEQIVFCNDKDTGLKAIIGIHNTVLGPALGGTRMWNYNNEWEALNDVLRLSRGMTFKSAITGLNLGGGKAVIIGDAKTQKTPELMRRFGEFVHSLSGKYITAEDVGMATEDMDTVREVTPYVTGISESKGGAGNPSPITAYGVFMGMKAAAKFKYGSDVLEDRSVYVQGIGHVGEALVEHLVNEGAKVTIADINQERLEEVRSKYGATIYGGNDIYSEPMDIYAPCALGATINDDTINRIQADIIAGAANNQLAEENKHGTILQERGIVYAPDFLINAGGIINVYAELENYDRQEIMRKTENIYNTTLEILDNAKVNNLTTNTAALNIARERIETRKRENSK, from the coding sequence ATGACTTCAGAATTAATAAGTTCTAAGGAACTTGCAAAAGTAGACCCTGTATTTGGTCAAATTTCATTTGATGACCACGAACAAATCGTTTTCTGCAACGACAAAGATACTGGTTTGAAAGCTATAATTGGCATCCATAACACTGTTTTAGGACCTGCACTAGGTGGTACAAGAATGTGGAATTATAATAACGAGTGGGAGGCACTAAACGATGTATTGCGTTTGTCTCGTGGTATGACATTTAAGTCTGCGATAACAGGATTAAATCTTGGTGGTGGTAAGGCTGTAATTATAGGTGATGCCAAAACTCAAAAAACTCCTGAGTTAATGAGACGTTTTGGTGAATTTGTACACTCTTTAAGTGGTAAATACATCACTGCAGAAGATGTAGGTATGGCTACTGAAGACATGGACACTGTGAGAGAAGTAACTCCTTATGTAACTGGTATATCCGAGAGTAAAGGTGGCGCGGGTAATCCTTCGCCAATTACAGCCTATGGCGTATTTATGGGAATGAAAGCTGCGGCAAAATTCAAATATGGCTCAGATGTATTAGAAGACAGGTCTGTTTACGTACAAGGTATTGGACATGTTGGTGAAGCACTTGTTGAACACTTGGTTAATGAAGGTGCCAAAGTAACAATTGCAGATATAAACCAAGAACGACTTGAAGAAGTGCGTTCTAAGTACGGAGCTACTATATATGGTGGTAATGATATTTACAGTGAACCTATGGATATTTACGCTCCATGTGCTTTGGGTGCTACTATTAATGATGATACAATAAATAGAATACAAGCAGATATCATTGCAGGTGCGGCTAACAATCAGTTAGCAGAAGAGAATAAACATGGTACAATCCTACAAGAAAGAGGTATTGTATATGCACCAGATTTCTTAATTAATGCTGGCGGTATAATCAATGTCTATGCAGAATTAGAAAATTATGACAGGCAAGAGATTATGCGTAAAACTGAAAATATATATAACACCACACTTGAGATTTTAGATAATGCTAAAGTAAATAATCTTACTACTAATACTGCGGCATTAAATATAGCAAGAGAACGTATAGAAACTCGTAAAAGAGAAAATTCTAAATAA
- the nusB gene encoding transcription antitermination factor NusB, with amino-acid sequence MLNRRHIRIKVMQSLYAFKGHESDDLAKDEKFLMHSLDSMLDLYLSILALLTELHKKSKDYNSKLQKKLLGSDSDRNPNTKFQDNLLLGIISDNKMLQEVITKRKLNFWDLDFEYVDILFKEIKNSKLYEDYVNNSETDLKTDKQFILDIYTEIIAPNDKLYDYFEDKKLTWVDDFPVVNTVLLKVLGKIKLTSPETKLLPDLYKDEDDKEFAKELFKKTILNNSKFSDEISKKTTNWDTERLASLDGLLLKMALCEFQKFPSIPYKVTINEYLEIAKEYSTPKSSLFINGILDKIVKEYQSNNLHAKTGRGLM; translated from the coding sequence ATGCTTAACAGAAGACATATTAGAATAAAAGTAATGCAATCATTGTACGCTTTTAAAGGTCATGAAAGTGATGACTTGGCAAAAGACGAGAAGTTTTTGATGCACAGTTTAGATAGCATGTTAGATTTGTACCTTTCTATCTTGGCTTTACTCACAGAATTGCACAAAAAGAGTAAGGATTACAATAGTAAGCTTCAGAAAAAACTATTAGGATCAGACTCAGATAGAAATCCAAACACTAAATTTCAAGACAACTTACTGTTAGGTATTATCAGTGATAATAAAATGTTGCAGGAGGTTATAACAAAACGAAAACTGAATTTTTGGGATTTAGATTTTGAGTACGTAGATATTTTATTCAAAGAGATAAAAAACAGTAAACTTTACGAAGATTATGTAAATAATTCGGAAACAGATTTAAAAACAGATAAGCAATTTATTTTAGATATCTACACAGAAATCATAGCGCCAAATGATAAGCTTTATGATTATTTTGAGGATAAAAAATTAACGTGGGTAGATGATTTTCCTGTGGTAAATACTGTACTTTTAAAAGTATTGGGCAAAATAAAGCTTACATCTCCAGAAACTAAATTATTGCCAGATTTATATAAGGACGAAGACGATAAAGAATTTGCCAAAGAATTATTCAAAAAGACAATATTGAATAACTCTAAGTTTTCTGATGAAATATCTAAAAAGACTACCAATTGGGACACAGAGCGATTAGCAAGTTTAGATGGTTTATTGTTAAAAATGGCCTTGTGCGAATTTCAGAAATTTCCATCAATTCCTTATAAAGTAACTATTAATGAATATTTAGAGATAGCCAAAGAGTACTCCACACCAAAAAGTAGTTTGTTTATTAATGGCATACTAGATAAAATCGTGAAAGAATATCAGTCAAATAACTTACACGCAAAAACAGGGAGAGGACTAATGTAG
- a CDS encoding DUF1573 domain-containing protein translates to MKKIILGFSALCMVAFTSCKDDAASKVNSENVAVAAERDANAGDFPVMELDKTVHDFGTIENGTPVETIFKYTNKGNSMLVVSNIKSTCGCTVPSNYTKEVAPGETGQFTVKFNGKGNGKVSKSLTMTTNTEKGTEVVKITAMVNNPEAAKRAAEKKAAAANATPKNPMLNAKTSTKPGHEGHNHD, encoded by the coding sequence ATGAAAAAGATTATCTTAGGATTTAGTGCGTTATGCATGGTTGCTTTTACTTCTTGTAAAGACGATGCAGCTAGTAAAGTAAATTCAGAAAATGTAGCTGTTGCAGCAGAGAGAGATGCCAATGCTGGTGATTTCCCAGTGATGGAATTAGATAAAACTGTACACGATTTTGGTACAATTGAAAACGGTACTCCTGTAGAAACAATTTTTAAGTATACAAATAAAGGTAACTCTATGCTTGTAGTAAGTAATATTAAGAGTACTTGTGGTTGTACTGTGCCATCTAACTATACAAAGGAAGTTGCACCAGGTGAAACAGGTCAGTTTACTGTAAAGTTTAATGGTAAAGGAAATGGTAAAGTATCTAAGTCTTTAACCATGACAACTAATACAGAAAAAGGAACTGAGGTTGTTAAAATTACAGCAATGGTTAACAATCCAGAAGCTGCTAAGAGAGCAGCGGAAAAAAAGGCAGCAGCAGCGAATGCAACACCAAAGAATCCGATGCTAAACGCAAAAACATCAACAAAACCTGGCCACGAAGGTCATAACCACGACTAA
- the yajC gene encoding preprotein translocase subunit YajC: MEGLSSFLPFIAIFAVMYFFMIAPQMKRAKQEKKFASELKRGDRVITKSGMHGKVVELNDKDSSCVIETLAGKIKFDRSAISMEMSKKLNTPAKVK, encoded by the coding sequence ATGGAAGGATTAAGTTCATTTTTACCATTTATAGCCATTTTTGCAGTGATGTATTTTTTTATGATTGCACCACAAATGAAACGCGCAAAACAAGAAAAGAAGTTTGCGAGTGAATTAAAACGTGGTGATCGCGTAATTACTAAAAGTGGAATGCACGGCAAAGTTGTAGAGCTAAACGATAAAGATAGTAGTTGCGTTATAGAAACGTTAGCAGGTAAGATTAAGTTTGACCGTTCTGCAATTTCAATGGAAATGAGTAAAAAATTAAATACTCCAGCTAAAGTAAAATAA
- a CDS encoding YdeI/OmpD-associated family protein has translation MIRDIINSTELEETLKWSAPTYTLNGKNVVGLGAFKNHFGIWFFQGVFLKDEAKLLINAQENKTKALRQMRFESKADINKSAVLKYVKEAIENQRLGKEIKPQRNTKAVIIPTELERIFSTNQKLEAAFKLLTSGKQRAYCDYISEAKRDATKQSRIEKITPMILKGVGLYDKYKNC, from the coding sequence ATCATTAGAGACATTATTAATTCTACCGAATTAGAAGAAACTCTAAAATGGAGCGCACCTACTTATACTTTAAATGGGAAAAATGTTGTTGGTCTTGGTGCTTTTAAAAACCATTTTGGTATTTGGTTTTTTCAAGGTGTCTTTTTAAAAGATGAAGCTAAGTTACTCATCAACGCTCAAGAGAACAAAACGAAAGCCTTAAGGCAAATGCGTTTTGAATCTAAAGCAGATATCAATAAAAGTGCTGTTCTAAAGTATGTAAAAGAGGCTATAGAAAATCAACGTTTAGGTAAAGAGATAAAACCTCAACGTAATACTAAAGCTGTAATTATTCCTACAGAGTTAGAGCGTATTTTTTCTACCAACCAAAAATTAGAAGCTGCTTTTAAATTATTGACATCAGGCAAACAGAGAGCGTATTGTGATTATATTAGTGAGGCTAAACGAGACGCTACAAAACAATCTAGAATAGAAAAAATAACACCTATGATTCTTAAAGGTGTTGGTTTGTATGATAAATACAAAAACTGTTAG